The following proteins are encoded in a genomic region of Ostrea edulis chromosome 7, xbOstEdul1.1, whole genome shotgun sequence:
- the LOC125655238 gene encoding Krueppel-like factor 12: MEDFLPLCSSLEREQYTLQRLNSSGEETDPGYDRYRSSSPSSSVWSLDSMDDEVYLEYLFSQGLADSIEKPDPVSPEIITNCSAKISSFCDSYCNQFFGIDHSLSSASSCRSSRDDVFDEESSNSDSTDGELVVLGVGLQNLMHNYCAKPSNENNVSEYKIDLPKNTQFVAYSRGQHVSITRQPLSHSSANSLLSHKSLLNTIVPTDPVSKSTISRNTATNGIKEQKVDDKIYHCTYNGCNKVYSKSSHLKAHLRRHTGEKPFSCTWPGCGWRFSRSDELARHKRSHSGIKPYQCKICEKRFSRSDHLSKHLKVHRKR; the protein is encoded by the coding sequence ATGGAAGACTTTCTTCCGCTGTGCTCGAGCTTGGAGAGGGAGCAATACACTCTACAGAGACTCAACTCATCCGGCGAGGAAACGGACCCGGGATATGACAGATACCGCAGCAGTAGCCCTTCATCGTCAGTCTGGAGCTTGGATAGCATGGATGACGAAGTTTATTTGGAATACTTGTTTTCTCAAGGACTAGCGGACAGTATCGAAAAACCTGACCCGGTAAGTCCTGAAATCATTACTAACTGTAGTGCCAAAATATCGTCTTTCTGTGATTCGTACTGTAACCAGTTTTTTGGAATTGACCACTCGTTGTCGTCTGCGTCCTCATGCCGCTCGTCTAGGGATGATGTGTTCGATGAGGAGTCTTCTAACTCTGACTCCACGGACGGTGAATTAGTGGTACTAGGCGTTGGACTACAAAATCTTATGCATAATTATTGTGCAAAACCAAGCAACGAAAACAATGTAAGTGAATATAAGATAGATTTACCCAAAAATACTCAGTTTGTAGCCTATTCGCGAGGACAACACGTGAGCATCACTAGGCAACCACTGTCTCATTCGTCTGCAAACTCGCTACTTTCGCATAAGAGTCTTCTGAATACCATTGTCCCAACCGACCCAGTTTCAAAATCAACGATTTCCAGAAACACGGCCACGAATGGAATCAAAGAACAGAAAGTCGACGATAAAATTTACCACTGCACTTACAATGGCTGCAACAAAGTGTATAGCAAGAGTTCCCATCTAAAGGCTCACTTGCGCCGACATACGGGTGAGAAGCCATTTTCCTGTACATGGCCCGGATGCGGGTGGAGATTTTCACGCTCGGATGAACTTGCGCGACATAAACGATCGCATTCAGGGATAAAACCGTATCAGTGCAAGATTTGTGAAAAAAGATTCTCACGATCCGACCATCTATCGAAGCATCTCAAAGTTCATAGAAAGCGGTAA